The following are from one region of the Fusarium keratoplasticum isolate Fu6.1 chromosome 4, whole genome shotgun sequence genome:
- a CDS encoding VOC domain-containing protein, which produces MSKLNFRVNHVAIAVPDLDDAIEWYSEVFNLTLLIPALTLDRSKTPDDSIFTIYPPSCKWMRLALLGAGPGGPADLELFQFQDPTPEEECIFELQYRRGGYFHMALTVEDVDAVVEKIVSRGGRKVGLDMPCSKSHKAAYVTDKWGNVMEIMSASYSDIVAEVMEQYREVTN; this is translated from the exons ATGTCGAAGCTTAA cttcAGGGTGAACCATGTGGCAATTGCtgtcccagatcttgacgACGCAATTGAGTGGTACTCAGAGGTTTTCAACCTAACCCTCCTAATACCTGCGTTAACACTGGATCGATCCAAGACGCCGGATGACTCCATTTTTACAATCTACCCACCTAGTTGCAAGTGGATGCGGCTGGCTCTCCTTGGTGCTGGCCCTGGAGGCCCCGCAGACTTGGAGCTCTTCCAGTTTCAAGACCCAACACCGGAGGAGGAGTGCATCTTTGAGCTCCAGTACAGGCGAGGTGGATACTTTCATATGGCTCTGACGGTTGAGGATGTAGATGCTGTGGTCGAGAAAATAGTGAGTCGGGGTGGCAGAAAGGTTGGGCTGGATATGCCCTGTTCAAAGTCCCACAAAGCTGCCTATGTCACGGATAAATGGGGAAATGTGATGGAAATTATGAGTGCCAGCTACTCAGATATTGTGGCTGAAGTAATGGAGCAGTATAGGGAGGTCACCAACTGA
- a CDS encoding Beta-glucosidase: protein MTVIKLQPMAAPSPVNGNDTNHAKAWAREKLSQMTLEEKVMLLSGEDLWRTHPIPRLGISRIKTSDGPVGVRGGIFTDGVSAASAPTGVSLAATWDKQVIKDVCQVLIAEAKSKEVDVLLGPTVCIPRTPLGGRNFEAYSEDPFLTGKLAATYINSIQEAGIGTCVKHFVANDQETRRFFIDEKIPDRALREIALQPFQIAIRDSNPWSVMTAYNKVNGTFCSGHEFLLHDVLRKEWGWDGLVMSDWFGTNSVVPSVQAGLDLEMPGPIRRRGKHLIEAFRQGLVDASFIDASASRVLELLYKTGKSSIPDWKEGPEKADDLPEHRKILRRAGTEGIVLLKNSTNLLPLSNLNGKTIAVIGPNAARSVATGGGSSNLAPHYRTTPYESIKTQVMEKAPTAKVQTHAGILTHRYVPLVDPAVMRNPETGKPGFLLSFYRNMSHSGEPFMVENRPSSHLVCYDGLPPELTTGERYSYRGKTIITPKTTGLHEFSLSSCGPGKLILDGKILINIDRHWWSPKSALFMSYGSPEERVKIHMQAGQEYELVLESISREPKPYDLDFMAELEREEVQDGGRIGFMENPGDLERFFQEGVNMARDSDITIVVVGKDHEWETETSDMVSMDLPGRSNEFIAAVAEANPNTIVVNQTGSPITMPWSEQVPAIIQAWYQGQELGNSLADVLLGATNPSGKLPITFPKRLEDNPSYGNHPGENDIVHYGEGIYAGYRFYDLRKIDPLFPFGAGLSYTTFRYSNIRLSGDVLPANGDIEVAVDVTNTGDRDGKEIVQFYVNQVNPRLGRPIRELKGWDKVLVRVGETVTARATLDKVSVSYWDDAVDKWVIEGDAEFHVTAAKDSRDKGVTATFRSSKAFQWIN, encoded by the exons ATGACCGTCATCAAATTACAGCCAATGGCAGCTCCTAGCCCAGTCAACGGCAATGACACAAATCATGCCAAGGCTTGGGCACGAGAGAAACTGTCGCAGATGACCCTAGAGGAAAAGGTCATGCTGCTTTCTGGAGAAGATCTTTGGAGAACACACCCCATTCCCCGCCTTGGGATTTCCCGCATCAAGACCTCGGATGGGCCTGTGGGTGTCCGCGGTGGCATTTTCACTGATGGAGTGAGTGCGGCTTCAGCACCAACAGG TGTCTCGTTGGCTGCTACCTGGGACAAGCAGGTTATCAAGGATGTCTGCCAAGTCCTtatcgccgaggccaagagcaaggaggttgatgtcCTGCTTGGCCCTACAG TCTGCATTCCGAGGACTCCGCTCGGTGGTCGCAATTTCGAGGCCTACAGCGAGGATCCTTTCTTGACCGGAAAGCTCGCCGCCACATACATCAATTCCATACAGGAAGCGGGCATCGGAACATGTGTTAAACACTTCGTTGCGAATGACCAGGAAACCCGTCGGTTCTTCATTGATGAAAAGATTCCCGATCGTGCTCTGCGGGAAATCGCCCTGCAGCCCTTCCAAATTGCCATCCGAGATAGCAACCCATGGAGTGTGATGACAGCTTACAACAAAGTCAACGGCACTTTCTGTTCTGGTCATGAGTTTCTCTTACATGACGTGCTTCGAAAAGAATGGGGTTGGGACGGCCTCGTTATGAGTGATTGGTTCGGTACTAACAGTGTTGTTCCATCTGTTCAAGCAGG CTTGGACCTTGAGATGCCTGGGCCAATCCGACGGAGAGGCAAACATTTGATCGAGGCTTTTCGTCAAGGATTGGTGGACGCATCATTCATCGACGCGTCAGCTTCGCGGGTTCTAGAGCTGCTTTACAAGACGGGAAAAAGCAGCATTCCGGACTGGAAGGAGGGGCCAGAAAAGGCTGATGATCTTCCCGAACACCGGAAGATCCTTCGTCGGGCTGGCACTGAAG GAATCGTTTTGCTTAAGAACTCTACCAATCTTCTCCCGCTATCCAATTTGAACGGCAAAACGATTGCTGTTATCGGCCCCAACGCTGCACGATCAGTTGCCACGGGTGGTGGAAGTTCAAACTTGGCACCTCACTACCGCACGACACCGTATGAGTCCATCAAGACTcaggtgatggagaaggcccCAACAGCCAAAGTTCAGACGCATGCAGGTATCCTCACACATCGCTACGTCCCTCTCGTCGATCCCGCTGTGATGAGAAATCCGGAAACAGGGAAGCCTGGCTTCTTGTTATCATTCTATCGGAACATGAGCCATAGCGGCGAACCCTTCATGGTGGAGAATCGCCCAAGCTCTCACCTGGTCTGTTACGACGGGCTCCCACCTGAGTTGACTACAGGTGAGCGGTACTCCTACAGGGGCAAGACCATCATTACTCCAAAGACCACGGGATTGCATGAGTTTTCTCTGTCTTCATGTGGTCCTGGCAAGCTCATTCTGGACGGAAAAATACTCATTAACATTGACCGACACTGGTGGTCCCCGAAGTCTGCACTCTTCATGAGCTACGGTTCGCCGGAGGAGCGTGTCAAGATACACATGCAAGCGGGTCAAGAATACGAGCTGGTTCTCGAGTCGATCAGTCGGGAGCCGAAGCCGTACGACCTCGACTTCATGGCAGAACTAGAGCGTGAAGAGGTCCAGGATGGTGGTCGCATAGGATTCATGGAGAACCCTGGTGATCTCGAAAGGTTCTTCCAAGAAGGGGTCAACATGGCGCGGGACAGCGACATCACCATCGTGGTGGTGGGCAAGGACCACGAGTGGGAGACTGAGACCAGCGACATGGTGTCGATGGACTTGCCGGGGCGATCGAACGAGTTCATTGCTGCCGTGGCCGAAGCAAACCCCAATACTATCGTCGTGAATCAGACAGGTAGTCCCATCACGATGCCCTGGAGTGAGCAGGTTCCGGCTATCATCCAGGCTTGGTACCAGGGACAAGAGCTAGGAAACTCTCTGGCTGATGTCCTTCTTGGGGCTACCAACCCGAGCGGCAAGCTTCCAATCACTTTCCCGAAGCGACTTGAGGATAATCCCTCGTATGGAAATCATCCTGGAGAAAATGACATCGTTCACTATGGCGAGGGTATCTACGCCGGCTATCGTTTCTATGATCTGCGCAAAATCGATCCCCTCTTCCCCTTCGGTGCAGGCCTCTCTTACACGACGTTCAGGTACAGCAATATTCGACTTAGCGGAGATGTGCTTCCCGCCAACGGTGATATTGAGGTCGCAGTGGATGTCACCAACACAGGTGATCGTGACGGCAAGGAAATTGTTCAGTTCTATGTCAACCAAGTCAATCCTCGATTGGGAAGACCAATTAGAGAGCTCAAAGGCTGGGACAAGGTTCTTGTGCGCGTGGGAGAGACAGTCACAGCACGCGCGACCCTCGATAAAGTGAGCGTCTCATACTGGGATGATGCAGTCGACAAGTGGGTGATTGAGGGGGATGCAGAGTTCCATGTCACGGCGGCCAAGGATTCGCGAGACAAGGGCGTAACTGCGACGTTCCGCTCCTCCAAAGCATTTCAGTGGATCAACTAA
- a CDS encoding MFS domain-containing protein, giving the protein MTSNIPTGRPARSVAEILAQDHTSPFALTPSLINLYSILAPACLVVCATNGYDSSLLTGLQGVKAWKEQFGSPKGALLGITSASYPLGAILSTPLSAFISDRFGRRQSIIIGSLIMILGVVMQTASSSIGLFLGGRIVVGFGITLALAAGPVLISELAHPRHRVLFSSLYNTSFYLGALLAGWVAFGSYRIQSAWAWRLPTLLQAGPALIQITFIWFLDESPRWLIYKDRGEEAYEILVKNHGNGDWNDPLVQAQFWEMNETLKAERAVKEQGLKLFIATPGNRKRLFLLITLAVFGQWSGNGLVSYYLTKILTSIGIVTQHDQTMLTGTISTVNYATALFAAVLSTKVGRRTMFVGGGIAMFVTFSALTASIAVYNENGSKAASKSALAFIFIYYASFNMCLNPLLFAYPTEILPFRLRAMGLSILLFANKAALFFNQFVNPVGMDDLGWKYYLVYVVWLLVEVLVFWFFYPETKGFTLEKVQEVFGDGVDLDGPEEKGKLGGAFGVHEMNDEDSAHVEKVTEVKSLTAQ; this is encoded by the coding sequence ATGACCTCCAATATTCCCACAGGTCGTCCTGCTCGGAGTGTGGCCGAGATTCTAGCTCAGGACCACACTTCTCCTTTTGCACTCACCCCATCGCTTATCAACCTCTATTCCATTCTCGCTCCCGCTTGTCTCGTCGTTTGCGCAACCAACGGCTATGATTCGAGTCTTCTTACTGGTCTTCAAGGTGTTAAAGCCTGGAAGGAACAATTCGGCTCGCCAAAGGGTGCGCTCCTGGGCATCACCAGCGCGTCTTATCCCCTCGGCGCAATTCTTTCTACACCGTTATCCGCCTTTATCTCGGATCGTTTCGGTCGTCGTCAGTCTATCATAATCGGAAGTCTCATAATGATCCTCGGTGTTGTTATGCAAaccgccagctccagcattggcctcttcctcggcggaAGGATAGTCGTCGGATTCGGTATCACACTCGCCCTCGCAGCCGGCCCGGTCCTCATCTCGGAACTCGCTCATCCACGACATCGAGTCTTGTTCAGCTCCCTATACAATACGAGTTTCTACTTGGGCGCTCTCCTGGCAGGCTGGGTTGCCTTTGGAAGCTACCGCATCCAGAGTGCCTGGGCATGGCGTCTTCCCACCCTTCTCCAAGCGGGACCTGCCCTCATTCAGATTACCTTCATCTGGTTCCTCGACGAATCCCCTCGATGGCTGATATACAAAGACCGTGGAGAAGAGGCATATGAGATCCTGGTAAAGAACCACGGAAACGGGGATTGGAATGATCCTCTCGTGCAGGCTCAGTTTTGGGAGATGAACGAGACTCTCAAAGCTGAACGAGCTGTCAAGGAACAGGgcttgaagctcttcatcgCTACACCAGGCAATCGGAAGCGACTGTTCCTTCTTATCACTCTGGCTGTTTTCGGACAATGGAGCGGCAACGGCCTTGTGTCATACTACCTCACCAAGATTTTGACCAGCATCGGCATTGTAACCCAGCATGACCAAACCATGCTAACGGGTACAATCAGCACTGTCAACTATGCCACTGCACTATTCGCCGCCGTTCTGTCTACCAAGGTTGGCCGTCGAACGATGTTTGTTGGTGGCGGTATAGCCATGTTTGTGACCTTCTCTGCTCTCACGGCGAGCATCGCTGTGTACAACGAGAATGGTTCAAAGGCAGCGAGCAAGTCAGCGCTTGCTTTCATCTTCATCTACTACGCGTCCTTCAACATGTGCCTGAACCCACTGCTGTTCGCATATCCCACCGagatcttgcccttcaggctTCGAGCAATGGGTCTGAGTATCCTTCTGTTCGCGAACAAGGCTGCTTTGTTCTTCAACCAATTTGTTAACCCCGTTGGGATGGACGACTTGGGATGGAAGTATTACCTCGTTTATGTGGTTTGGCTGTTGGTAGAAGTGCTCGTCTTCTGGTTCTTCTACCCCGAGACGAAGGGTTTTACTTTGGAAAAGGTTCAGGAGGTGTTTGGGGACGGCGTGGATCTTGATGGCCCagaagagaagggaaagcTAGGGGGAGCTTTTGGTGTCCATGAGATGAACGATGAGGACAGCGCACATGTTGAAAAGGTTACTGAGGTCAAGTCTCTGACGGCCCAGTGA
- a CDS encoding 3-hydroxyisobutyrate dehydrogenase (3-hydroxyisobutyrate dehydrogenase [Diplodia corticola]), producing the protein MFLFLAGSVDGFLLSAFVVLTWSWYSLREMPLRLLVWALVGHKVVFLLGCTGGHLQEHVSFGIVLASSAVCLVLPLIPLDLIGRPLEVSWLGPHQKAWLARRAASHKLDSCTKDGTPSHRWTHVVSYCRPLMFFGLSLLVSLGEQDAIGESQAFDEVPMLLVLVIVGLAMSEDVSVSFAAMSMCSVIPPIVSILSQSISEGHEGFAVRILTRLNEVVLPLLWSSIVCQASTWPEAIGVLLASLVGLSAGNMILYYFQPMASLMCCIIGLAAKVTLWGLWWIMSM; encoded by the exons ATGTTTCTCTTTCTCGCTGGCTCAGTGGACGGCTTCCTCCTTTCGGCATTTGTCGTTCTTACCTGGTCGTGGTATAGCCTGAGGGAAATGCCTCTGCGCCTTCTAGTCTGGGCCCTTGTAGGCCACAAGGTTGTTTTCCTCCTTGGATGCACTGGGGGGCATCTTCAAGAGCACGTGTCCTTTGGAATTGTGCTAGCATCTTCCGCGGTATGCCTTGTCCTACCACTGATTCCATTGGACCTTATTGGGCGTCCACTTGAGGTTTCGTGGCTTGGTCCCCACCAGAAGGCATGGCTTGCTCGACGTGCGGCATCCCACAAGCTTGATTCGTGTACTAAAGATGGAACGCCTTCTCATCGATGG ACGCATGTCGTCAGCTACTGTCGGCCGTTGATGTTCTTTGGCCTCTCTCTCCTGGTTTCTCTGGGGGAACAGGATGCCATTGGAGAGTCGCAGGCTTTTGACGAAGTCCCCAtgctcttggtcttggtgattGTGGGCCTTGCCATGTCGGAGGATGTATCGGTTTCAT TCGCGGCAATGAGCATGTGCTCGGTTATTCCTCCGATAGTGTCCATACTCAGCCAGTCGATAAGTGAGGGTCATGAAGGTTTTGCGGTTCGCATCTTGACCAGACTTAATGAAGTCGTCCTGCCAC TTCTTTGGTCCTCGATTGTATGCCAGGCCTCAACCTGGCCCGAGGCTATTGGAGttctcttggcctcgttggTGGGCTTGAGCGCTGGCAACATGATTTTGTATTACTTCCAGCCAATGGCGAGTCTGATGTGCTGCATCATTGGCCTTGCTGCTAAGGTTACACTCTGGGGATTGTGGTGGATTATGAGCATGTAA